A genomic window from Osmia bicornis bicornis chromosome 4, iOsmBic2.1, whole genome shotgun sequence includes:
- the LOC114873676 gene encoding serine/threonine-protein kinase PAK 2, translated as MSLSITKLFSRKKTGTVDTVAEIGPPTNVSHKFHVSKNAETGQLEGLPESWIRLLNTQITKSEQDEHPAAALQAIKFYNYSIKRKPEEKVFKPFVTQDLIEEESQEIDKILSKKYQSGDSDGSISAHSTDSQVQLPELPPKVNKAPKPTPRICPDRTEKTLTEILEDLNTYQIDDEQLPEDDNTANIIEESPILRRKTEYTGVKLSDEEVFDELRAICHNGDPNLRFEKTKEVGAGASGTVFIATDLMVDQRVAIKDIDMSKQPKKELILTEIKVLKEFQHPNLVNFLDAYLVHDHLWVVMELLEGGPLTDVVTETVMKDAQIAAVCREVLKAISFLHTRGIIHRDIKSDNVLLGMNGAVKVTDFGFCANIDGDEKRQTMVGTPYWMAPEVVTRKQYGKKVDIWSLGIMAIEMIEGEPPYMKETPLRALYLIAAVGKPSIPRWETLSPTFQNFLERCLAVEVDERATADELLSHPFLENCAELTTLTPLIRAAQRILHKAFN; from the coding sequence ATGAGTCTCAGCATAACAAAgttattttcgcgaaagaaaacCGGCACAGTTGACACAGTCGCTGAAATTGGACCTCCCACTAACGTTTCCCATAAATTTCATGTAAGTAAAAATGCTGAAACTGGACAATTGGAGGGTCTTCCCGAGTCTTGGATTCGTTTGCTCAACACGCAAATAACAAAGTCCGAACAGGATGAACATCCTGCCGCGGCCTTGCAAGctattaaattttacaattattcgATTAAACGAAAACCCGAGGAAAAAGTATTCAAACCTTTTGTTACACAAGATTTAATCGAAGAAGAATCGCAGGAAATCGATAAAATCTTATCAAAGAAATATCAGTCTGGTGATTCTGATGGCTCAATTTCAGCACATTCTACGGATAGTCAGGTACAGTTACCAGAACTTCCACCCAAAGTGAACAAAGCTCCAAAACCCACACCACGAATATGTCCTGATAGAACAGAGAAAACTCTTACTGAGATTCTTGAGGACTTAAATACCTATCAGATTGATGATGAACAATTACCTGAAGATGACAATACGGCAAATATTATTGAGGAAAGTCCTATTTTACGAAGGAAGACAGAGTATACAGGTGTGAAACTCAGCGATGAAGAGGTTTTTGATGAACTCAGAGCTATTTGTCATAATGGTGATCCAAATTTACGCTTTGAGAAAACTAAAGAAGTAGGAGCTGGTGCTTCTGGTACTGTATTTATAGCTACTGATTTAATGGTTGATCAAAGAGTTGCTATTAAAGATATAGATATGTCTAAACAACCAAAGAAAGAACTTATATTGACTGAAATTAAAGTGCTCAAGGAATTTCAGCATCCAAATCTAGTGAATTTTTTGGATGCGTATCTTGTTCATGATCATTTATGGGTTGTTATGGAATTGTTAGAAGGTGGACCACTTACAGATGTTGTTACTGAAACTGTAATGAAAGATGCACAAATTGCAGCAGTTTGCAGAGAAGTTTTAAAAGCAATTAGTTTTCTTCATACAAGAGGAATTATTCATAGAGATATCAAATCAGATAATGTACTTCTTGGTATGAACGGTGCTGTGAAAGTTACAGACTTTGGTTTTTGTGCAAATATTGATGGTGACGAGAAAAGACAGACTATGGTTGGAACTCCCTACTGGATGGCACCAGAAGTGGTGACAAGAAAACAGTATGGAAAGAAAGTGGATATCTGGTCTTTAGGTATTATGGCTATTGAAATGATAGAAGGTGAACCACCTTATATGAAAGAAACACCTTTAAGAGCCTTATATTTAATTGCTGCTGTTGGTAAGCCCTCCATTCCTAGATGGGAAACGCTAAGTCCAACATTTCAGAACTTCCTAGAAAGATGTTTAGCAGTTGAAGTGGATGAAAGGGCAACTGCTGATGAATTATTATCTCATCCATTCTTGGAAAACTGTGCAGAACTAACAACTCTTACACCTTTGATACGAGCAGCACAAAGGATTCTGCATAAAGCATTTAATTAA
- the LOC114873617 gene encoding dihydrolipoyllysine-residue acetyltransferase component of pyruvate dehydrogenase complex, mitochondrial-like gives MAQTMIPRIALLSIKNSNRVLPRIFVPLKYQRTCFHTSWVLDVKGKELLMPSLSPTMETGTIVKWLKKEGDKIQPGDAVADIQTDKAIVTMEVDDESVLAKILIPEGTKDVKIGTLIALTVEPDEDWKSVEMPDSASAATVTPSAPPAGASIPAATVTAEPPPGQNNVTMPALSPTMTTGTIVKWLKKEGDSIEPGDALAEIQTDKAVMTFEFEDEAVLAKLLVPEGSQIEVGQLIAITVEKGMDWKNVVVPSTTKPSTTTAAPPPAAGDKKPASSGQVYGLAVKRLLEEYGLNPDSIKGTGRPNRLLKSDILAYIQANNIKKVAPKVEPPPAVETGKKERAASPSKKHVPTGQASAYEDIPVSNIRGVIAKRLGEAKSTIPHSYAYIDIKMDKLMEIRSELKADGINVSVNDFITKAAALALVECPFINTLYKNNQITQMPRVDISVAVSTDNGLITPIVFDTAAKSLVDISKNIKELAEKARNGRLKPEEFQGGTFTISNLGMFGIKQFSAIINPPQTAILAVGSGRKELDATLQKITKMSATLSYDRRAIDEDQAADFLAVLRAMLEDPTFFVAGRLRALRYSQN, from the exons ATGGCGCAAACGATGATACCTAGGATTGCGCTGTTGTCTATTAAAAATAGTAATCGTGTGCTACCACGAATTTTTGTTCCCTTGAAATACCAACGAACATGTTTCCATACAAGCTGGGTCCTCGATG TAAAAGGAAAGGAACTATTGATGCCCTCCTTATCACCTACCATGGAAACTGGTACTATCGTCAAATGGCTCAAAAAGGAGGGTGATAAGATTCAACCAGGAGATGCTGTTGCTGATATTCAAACTGATAAAGCAATTGTTACAATGGAAGTGGATGATGAAAGTGTTCTTGCAAAAATACTT ATACCAGAAGGAACCAAGGATGTTAAAATAGGAACATTGATAGCTCTTACTGTAGAACCAGATGAAGATTGGAAGTCTGTTGAAATGCCAGACAGTGCTTCAGCTGCAACTGTAACCCCATCTGCACCTCCTGCAGGAGCTAGTATACCTGCTGCAACTGTAACAGCTGAACCACCTCCAGGACA aaataatgtTACCATGCCAGCTTTATCGCCAACAATGACTACTGGAACAATAGTAAAATGGCTTAAAAAGGAAGGAGATTCTATAGAACCAGGAGATGCCCTGGCAGAAATACAAACAGACAAGGCTGTTATGACTTTCGAATTTGAGGATGAGGCTGTGCTTGCAAAACTTCTT GTTCCAGAAGGAAGTCAAATTGAAGTAGGACAATTAATTGCAATCACAGTTGAAAAAGGAATGGACTGGAAAAATGTTGTTGTTCCAAGTACCACGAAACCGTCTACAACGACAGCCGCACCTCCTCCAGCTGCAGGTGATAAGAAACCTGCATCAAGTGGACA AGTATATGGTTTAGCAGTAAAACGGTTGTTGGAGGAATATGGACTAAATCCAGACTCCATTAAAGGAACTGGACGGCCTAATCGATTGCTAAAAAGCGATATATTAGCATATATCCAagcaaataatattaaaaaggTTGCTCCGAAAGTTG AGCCACCACCAGCCGTTGAAACAGGTAAAAAAGAACGCGCTGCTAGTCCTTCGAAGAAACACGTACCTACTGGTCAGGCTTCAGCCTATGAAGATATTCCAGTTTCCAATATACGCGGCGTAATTGCTAAAAGACTTGGAGAAGCAAAA AGTACCATCCCTCATTCTTATGCCTATATCGATATTAAAATGGACAAATTAATGGAAATTCGTAGCGAACTTAAAGCTGATGGCATTAATGTATCAGTAAATGATTTCATAACGAAAGCGGCCGCATTGGCATTAGTTGAATgtccatttattaatacactgtataaaaataatcag ATAACTCAAATGCCAAGAGTCGATATATCTGTTGCAGTTTCTACAGATAATGGTCTTATAACACCAATTGTTTTCGATACCGCAGCAAAAAGCTTAGTAGATAtttcgaaaaatattaaagaactAGCTGAAAAAGCTAGAAACGGTCGATTGAAACCAGAAGAGTTTCAAGGAGGTACATTTAC GATATCCAATTTAGGAATGTTTGGTATTAAACAATTCAGTGCCATTATAAATCCTCCTCAGACAGCGATACTTGCTGTCGGCAGTGGTCGGAAAGAATTAG ATGCTACATTACAAAAAATAACGAAGATGTCAGCAACTTTATCGTACGACAGACGAGCAATTGATGAAGATCAAGCTGCTGACTTTTTAGCGGTTTTAAGAGCTATGTTAGAAGATCCAACTTTCTTTGTTGCTGGAAGGTTGCGGGCACTGAGGTATTCGCAAAACTGA